Genomic window (Roseivirga sp. 4D4):
TTCAGGCATCACTTTCCAGGTGAATAGTAGTTGTAAACACATCATGAAGGCAAAGAGGGCAAAAACTGGCCATGGATTTTCTCCGAAAATACCTTTGTCTTTATCAATGAAAACTGGTGTGAGCAATGTGATCAGTGCGGCAAATACCCAGTGTACCCCTGAACCAAATGATTGACCAAAGGCTCGAACTTGATTCGGGAATATTTCAGAAATAAAGACCCAAATCACTGCTCCCTGTCCGATCGCATGTGAAGCGATGAAAATCAATATGAATGATAGAAGGAGCAAGGGGTCAGCTCCATTATAAAATGACCAGGCCGTTCCTGCTAGACCAATGATATAGCCAATTGAACCAATATACATAAGTTGTTTACGACCTAATCTGTCTATGAGGAACATACCGAGCATTGTAAAAACCAGGTTGATGCCTCCTATAGATATGGAGCTCAGAAGGGCATCTTTTATGCCAGCGGTATCCAGTAATTCAGGAGCATAGTAAAGGATAAAATTGATGCCAGACAGCTGGTTGAAAAAGGCTAGAAGAAAGGCTAGCATGATCGGCTTGGAGTACTTCTTTGAGAAGAGCCCAGTATGTTGGTGCTTTGGCTCAATGTCCAGTTCTATTTCTTTTAGCTTGTCGAGCGCATTTTTTGGGTTAATGATTTCCAAGACCTTCAGCGCTTCTTCACTTGCCTTTTTCTTCAAAACCAACCATCGAGGGCTTTCAGAAACACCTAAGACCATAATGGAATAAAATACAGCAGGAACACCCTCGATTCCGAGCATGAAACGCCAATCATTTGTTCCTCCGACTCCATCGAGAAGGAAGTTCGAGATGAAGGCGATCAGGATTCCGAAGACAATCATGAATTGGTAGAGCGCCACCAATTTCCCTCTATCTTTCGAGCCAGAGATCTCAGAGATATAGGTTGGTGCCGCCACAGATGATGCTCCAACACCAAGACCACCAATAAACCTAAAGAAGGAGAATGAGTAGGGCTCAGGCGCCAATGCCGACCCAACTGCGGATACGAGATATAGAATACCAATCCAGAAGAGTGTTTTCTTTCTTCCGAACTTATCACATGGAATGCCACCCAATAAGGCCCCAAATACGGTTCCCCATAGTGCCATGGACATAATGAATGTGCCGTGAAAGAAGGGGGTAGTATTCCAGAGTTCTTTGATGGGTTGGTTAGCACCGGAAATCACTACGGTATCAAAACCGAAGAGAAAACCTGCTAGGGCCACGGTGATGGCCCAAAAGCGAAGCTTGTTTGATTGCATAAGGTTGAAAATGATGCTTCGGAAGATAGTGTTTTCTTATCAGAATTACCTTTCGGTATTAGTCATTTGCATCAGTGGTAGTTCTCGGCCTTTGGGAGTGCCAGGAATCATCTTGATCGTTTTAAAACCAAATTTTTGGTAGAAACCAACGGCATTCGGATCAGAAAGCACATTAAAAGTCTGGTTCTGGAAGAGTGGTTGAGAAAGCGCGTAACGCAGTAATTGTTTGCCATAACCGTGGCCGATTTGTTCCGGTAAAATCCAGCAGTGTTCAATGGTAAAGAATTGCTTTTCCTCTATGATAACACAGAAACCAATGGTTTGGTCCTTGACGCTAATAACGAATACATGGTTTGCATTCAGAAATTCTGTGTTAAAGGATAGGTCGGCATCCCAAAGGGATAGCCATTCTTTTGGGTAACCCCAATGCGCCTTGGCCGCTTTGGCTATGCTACTAAATAAAAAGGCATCTTCATCAGATGCCTTAGTAAGTCGTTTTATTTCCAATTAGTAATTGATTTTCTTTAAATATTTGAGGCTGGTTTTTAGGCTCTCAATTGAGTTGTTGGCAAAATTCCTATCCTGCTCCACATAGAAGTACTTCATGCCTGACTCTTCCTTGTGCCTGAAGATTTGCTTCCAGTCGATAATCCCGTTTCCTACCTCCGTCATTGGCTTACCTTCATCTAATGAAAGGTCTTTTACATGCCAGAATGGAATTCGACCTCTGTTTTCACGCATGATGTTGAGTGGATTCTGTCCCGCATAACGAACCCAATAGATATCCAACTCAATCTGAACAAGCTTAGGATCCGTGGCTAGAATAAGATCAAATGGAATTTGGCCATCTAATTCTTCGAATTCGAATTCGTGATTGTGATAGGCAAAGCCTAAACCAGAGTTGTTACACATCTCCCCACACTTCTGAAGTAAATCAGTTAAGGCTTTGTACTGGTCTATATTCTGGCGTTCATCAGTATTGAGCCAAGGGCAGACAAGGTATTCTGCACCCAATTCTTTAGCATCGTCAATGGCTCTTTGAAACTCGTGATTCATTGTACCTGACACCTTTTTTCCTGAACCGGTAGGCACATGAATACTCTTTACCGAGATTTTGGACTTGTCTAAAATAGCCTTTGCCTCACTGATCGACTTGCCCAAAATCTTACCATCCTGGAAATCAAAAAGCTCACAATAGCTATAACCGGCTTTTCTTAATGCCTTAAGCGTACCAGCCATGTCTTTATAAATAACATCCCTTACGGTATAGGCCTGGAAGCCAAGTTTCTTGATGACCCCATCTTCAAAAGGATGAGAAAGTAATGGTGAAGCTGCCATAACACCCGCTGAGGCTAAACTGGCTTTTTGGATAAAATCTCTGCGTTTCATTAAATACTTATTGTAATTCGTTTCAAACTAATAAAAAACCACCTTTCAAACTACTTATCTGTAGTCATTGGGCCTATTAACTCAATAAACGTACCATCTGGGTCTTGTACTAAAATAAAATACCTTCCGTCAGGGATTTGTGTGGGGGTTTTTCCAAGCTTTTTGACTCTTGCTTTTTTGAGTCTTGGAATAAAAGGATCAAGTGATTTGACATACATAGTGACATATTGCATTCCGTTATCATCTTGAATGTGTTTTTGTTCAGGGTGTTGAGCCTTATTCTTAAAGCTCATCAGTTTCCATTCTGTAGCATTTGGTTCATCCACCGTTTTGAGTATCACTACATCGAAAGGTTTGCCACCAGTGAGTCCTGTTTTTCTCGCAATTTCTCTCTCAACAGTAAAGCCTCCAGTTTCTTTTAAGCCCAATACTTCCTTGTAGAACTTAAGTGATTTCTTCATGTTCTTCACCACAACACCCACTGATATGGTGCCCGAGGAGTACTCCACTGGATGGTCTGATTTATCCTGCGCGATACAAATACTGCTGAGTAAGGAAAAGAAGAGGGTGTAGGCTAGTAGCTTTTTCATGGTCTTATTGAATAAGCTCACAAAATAAGAAAAGCCGGTTAAACCGGCTTTCATTTACATCTTTTCGTACATCTCGCGGAGCTTTTTCCGTGTGATGGTGTCACGCCAATTACTTCCAAGTGCGTTTTCCCAAAGCGGCTCCAAGAAGAGTGCTACATCAATCATCTTTTCAAACTGATCATCACTCAAGCCAGCGCAAATTCCTTTTGGAATATGGATTTGATGTTTGTCAACCATGGCCTTGAATTTCGAAACACCTTCAGGGTAGAATTCTTCCAGTTGATCAAAGACAATACAGTTACCAATACCATGTTTAGTACCTAGTAAGAAGCTTAGACCATATGATACAGCATGTGCAACACCAACCTGAGAATAAGCGATAGACATACCACCATGATAAGATGCCATCATCAATTTGGCATCTGAGTCTTCGTCCCAAACGTCTTTTTCAAGGAATACTTCTTCACAAAGCTCAAGGGCCATTTCCCCATATGACTGGGAGAAAGTATTGAGGTAAGTTCCTGTTAACGACTCCACACAATGGATGTAACAGTCCATACCCGTATAGAAACGTTGATTCTTTGGTGCATTCTTGATTAAGTCCGGATCCAAAATGATCTGATCAAATGGCGTGTAATCAGAATTCATTCCCAATTTACGTTCAGGCCCTGTCAGTACCGTAGTTCTAGAAACCTCAGCTCCTGTGCCTGAAAGGGTAGGTACACCCACGTGGTAGGCTCCTGGTACTTTTACCAAATCCCAACCTTGGTAATCTGCTGATGAACCAGGGTTGGTCATCATTAAGGCCACAGCTTTTGCCAAATCGAGCATGCTACCGCCACCGATACCAATAACACCGGATACTTCACCAAACTCCTCGATCAGCTCTTTAGCTATGGCATCGACTTGCTTAGTTTTTGGTTCGTCATCGGCACTGGCAAAGACTATTTTATCTTTTCCTTCCAAAGGGATACGACTAATAAGGTCTTGTTTCTCCTGAAAAAAATCATCTACCAAAAAGATAAATGGATAGTCACCTTTTCTTTGAGAAGAAAGGATTTCTGCGGTTTGACCAAATGATCCACGGCCGTAAACGACCATTTTTACCATTGGGAAGTTCTTGAATGCTGTCATTAGTCTTCAATAAATGCTTTTGCGTTTTCTAAATCTTCTGGGGTGTCTATTTCAATGCCCATGTATTCAGTTTCAACCATCTTGATCTTCTTGCCTATTTCCAAGTAACGGAGACATTCGATCTTTTCGGTGTCTTCCAAGATAGTCATTGGTGTATTGTAAAAATCAAGCAAGGCCTGTTTTCTGAAGGCATAGACACCAATATGCTCAAAGTACTTAGGGTTGGCTGCCTTATTTCTTGGGTATGGAATCGGAGAGCGAGAGAAGAATAATGCATAGTTCTCTTGATCCACGACCACTTTTACATAGTTAGGGTCCTCAATGAGGTTGACCTTGGTGAGCACTTGCATTAGGGAAGCAAGGTCAATTTGATCAGCATCAGGGCCTTCGAAAACCGACAATAATTCTGTTAATGGTTCTTTCTTAGTGAAAGGTTCATCGCCTTGAACGTTGACGATGATATCGGCTTCGATCTGTTCTGCAGCTTCGGCTATTCGATCACTACCGCATTCATGCTCTTTTTGACTTTTGATTGCCTGACCTCCGTTATCTATTATTTCCTTATGAATAACATCAGAGTCTGTCACGACATAAGTCTCAGCAAATAAGCCTGTTTTGACCACAGCTTCATAAGTTCTGAGGATAACGGATCGATCACCCAGCTTGGCCATCAGCTTTCCGGGAAAGCGGGTAGCATCGTATCGAGCAGGGATAAGTGCTACTACCTTCATGCAAGCACGGATTTGATTGTAGCTGCCATCTTCTCAGCACGCTCATGTGCTTGTTCTTCTGTCCAGCTGAGGTTAATGAGCGATGAAATAGTTCTTCCCATCACTTCATCCGATTGCTTGAAATTATTGAAGTCCATTGCCTCAATAGCAGAAACAAGACCAGGATTCAGCGGGAATAGGGAAGTAGCGTTTTTCAAGTGATCCCATTTCTTGATGTAGTGCCAATTGTTGTCATACCAATAGAAGTTGCCTCCGAGTCCGTTCGCAAGAAGCTCTTTGTGTGCCTTTCTGGTCAGGTCTTCGGTAGGTAAGAAGAATGAAAGGAAAGACGCATTGTCTCCTTCCGGATCTGGGATTCTTCTGAAAGTGACTCCTTCCACCTGACTCAAGGCTGCTTTGATGACTGCATTATTCTTTCGTTGTGTTTCCAGAATCCAATCTAGCTTTTTGATTTGACCAAGGCCGACCGCTGCATGTAGCTCTGAGATTCTAAAATTGTATCCAAGAAAAGGATGGGTTTCTGCACCTCGATCGCTACCGATATGGTCATGTCCATGATCGGTATAGTGATCTGCATTGATGTAGTATTCTTCATTATCAGTCATAAAAACACCGCCTTCACCACAAGTAATCGTTTTGACAAAGTCGAATGAGAAGGTTCCTCCGTCACCAATTGTTCCCAGTTTTTGCCCTTTAAAAGTACCGCCAATGGCCTGGCATGCATCTTCCAGGAGTAAGAGGTCATGCTTTTTACAAATGTTCTGGATCTGGTCCATTTGTGCCATTGAACCACACATGTGAACTGGCATTACCATTTTCGTCTTTGAGGTAATCGCTGCTTCAACAGCTTTGGGATCAAGACAGAGCGTTTCATCGATGTCAACTAAAACAGGTGTAGCACCTGCCGCGATAATGGCCTCAAAGCTAGCGACAAATGTGAATGTAGGCATGATTACCTCATCACCTGCACCAACACCCATGACCGCCATGGCAGTAGATAGGGCGGTAGTACCACTCGAGGTAAGCTGGGCATGTTGGATTCCAAATGTGCTTTGGACAGCTTCTTCTAATTCTTTTGCTTTCCAATGACCATTACGCATGTGATCGAAGCCATAGCGCATCAGAATACCTGACTCAAGCACATCGTTAACTTCTTTTCTTTCTTCTTCACCGAATATTTCAAAACCTGGCATATGGGAGGGATTTTGCTGGCAAAAATAGAGAGAAAAGATGATGTCTCATAAGGTCAGAAGTGAATTGAATTCCCGATTTGGGAAATAGAATCCAGTTATGGAACAAAACTGACGATCATTTAACCTTAAAAAGAAATTAAAACACTAATAATCAGTTAGTTATAATTTTTTACTCTTTTGGCAAGAGCCTTGCAATTAGAGGGGTACAGGTTAAGTAATAAACAAAGTGAAGTTGGTAGGTGAAGTTGATGGTTATTTTATCTATTTGGTTGAGGTGAATCCCGAAAAATACGTTTTCGGGATTCTTTTTTTGTGCCTTATGGCACTATAAAAAAAGAGCCCCAATATATCGGGGCTCTTTTTCTTTTTGATAGAAATCGTTTTTAATCTGTAGTCAAGACACCTCTTAAGGCAAGTACATTTATTCTTGGAATAGACGATCCCTTACTTGCATTCAATGCATCAATTACCAAGTTGGCAATGATCGCATATCCACGAGGGTTAGGATGGATGCCATCAGTTGAGAAAATACCATTTGGGCTAAAGTCAGGCGCGAGATTAACACCATCGACTCTTATACCTAATTCACCGTCAGCTGCGGCTGCGGCTGATGTAGCCATTGCTGCCAATGCTGCATTAGCTCCCATAGTAGGATCAACCAAGAATTGAGCTGTTGCTGCATCTAATCCTGCTACATCAGCGAATGTTGGTTGTACATCCACTAAAGTAATTACTTCAGCTCCAGCGGCTTGATTAATGCCTGCAACTACACCTGCGATTGTAGCATTGAATGTGGCCCTTGTACCCACAACGGTTTGTACCTCAGAGGCTGACAAGATCAAGTTATCAGGAGCAGGGTAACTCACTCCAACAACAGCTGTAGGTTGAGGTACTCCACCCACAACGAGTGGTTGTCCGAGTGCAGTTGCCGCTGTTAATACAGGAAGGTCATCTGCAGTTGCTGGTCTTGATTGACCGAATGGAGCCAGTGCCTGTCTTTGAGCAGGAGTGATAATATTTAGCGCTAGCAAGATATCGAACTCCCCACCCGTTCTGTCATAATCATCTAAAGCATCATCGTGCATTAGTATTGGATTCGCACCAAGTGCATAAGACACCTTTCTTTGATCGGCTTCTGCTTGAGTGACATTCACTGCCGGAGATAATTGTGACACTTGCACAAGTCCGTCAAGCGCGTTATTCAAACCGGCAAACGAGTTGTTCAGCGCATCTACTGTCCCCTGATCTGTCATAGGGATCGAGTTATACGGTACAGCTCTGAAATAAGGGGCCAGGATGATCTGTGGTATTGTCATTACCACACCTTGAGCACCAGATTGAGTCAATCCGCCCAAAGCTTGGGTAAGTGTCGTTTGAAAAGTACCAGCGTCTGTGATTAACGCTTCATTTGCTCCTCCACCAGCAGCATAACCAAGGATATCATTGTTACCTAACCAAAAACTAAAGAAGGTTGGGTCAGCTTGAATTGCATCACCCAATACTGTGCTTACGCCTGGTTGACTAGCGAAACGACCATAAAGTCCATTTCTTGCAGCCAGGCTTGCATCAGCAACATCTACTAATCTCATGCCTGGGACACCAAAGTTGTTCAATGCAGATTTGTCACCAGCAAAAGCAGTAACATCTTCACCTACTGTGGGAACTGGTCTTAGCAAACTTAAGCTTAATTCAAATCGGCCAAAGAATCCACCAGCTGGGTTGACACCCGATCTACCATTTGCAGAATTAATGTCTGGTTGGTTGAAGGCTCCTCCACCAACACCTGAAATGGCAAATTGCTGTGCCAGAAGGTTAGGGAAGGAGTGATCCTGACCACTCGTGTACAGCGCATTATCCATGAAACCTGCAGTTAGCGAGTTTCCAACAGAAACATATTTACTCAGGTCCAAAGTCCCTGGAGTACCCGTAGCAGGGCCTGGAAGTGGATTTTCATCTTCCAGTTGTTCTAGCAGCTTCTGGTCTTCATCGCAAGACTGAATGACGAAGGCTAATGCTAAGATTGCGAATAAGTATATCTTAATATTTTTCATTTTCGTTCTGAGTTTTACTTGAAGAATTCGTCAAAAGTGATTTGGATGTAATAGATGCCGCCAACGCCTGGGTTACCAAATGATGTCGTGTATCGATCGTTTAGCAAGTTGCTTGCTCCAAGTTTGATTACTGACTTCCATTCAGGCATTCTGTAGCTCACTTGAGCATCAAGTGCTCCGTATTCAGGAATGATTCCCACTCCGAAAGAAGACTCCCATAAGAAGGCTTGTTGCCATCTATAATTAATGTTGAAGCCTACTCTGTCCGTCAATTTTCTATTACCGAATTTCAAATTGTAACGATACTTAGGTGTATTGTAACTTGCTCTGAAACCTTGTGCCAATAGATCGTCTTGTGAAATCAGTTCGTTGTAGGCAACATTACCACCAATGAAGTAACCTCCGTCTAATGTGTAGTCAACCTGAAGGGCCCATCCTTGAGACTTAACCTCTCCGTCAGCATTAATGTCAAAACCAAAACGTTGAGTAGCTACAGTTCCATTCACGATAGCATCGCGTTGTGCAGGAGTACCTGAATCAGGGTTAGCACCTTGTAAACCATTAGGAACTGCTTGTGTAAAGTCAATTTCAGCAATGAAATCATTGTAAACACTGTAGTAGTAGTAGGCATCTATTAAGAGTCTGCCATCCATGAAGAGTCCTTTGTAGCCTACCTCGAAAGTATTAACCTTTTCAGTTTTAAAATCTTGATTCACTCTTGTCTCATTGACTAGTAAAGAAGCGTCTCCAGCCGCTTGAGCCGCAGCGACACTGTTTGTCTGATAGATTTGATTTGTCAAGAAGTTATATCTGTCGACTAAAAGGTCATTACTACCGATCAATCTTCTAGTCACTACATCTAGATCGATAAATTGATCCTGAGTAGTAGGGATTCGGAAACCTCTCTGGAATGAACCTCTTATGTTGTGGTTTCCTCCTAGTGTTCCAACTGCTGAAATTCTTGGAGAAAGTTGCCCTTCGAAAAATTCATTTTTGTCATACCTTACTGAACCTTGAAGCTTCAAGTTATCATCAAGGAAGCGTTTAGTAACTTGAGTATAAGCACCCCATTCGTTGAAGCTAATCTCATCACCGTTGTTATCTAGGGCGAAGAGCGTGCCTTCGGAGTTCAGGCTATATCTTCTCCAGTTCGCACCAACAACCACTTCGGCCCAATCAATTCTGTCTGATAAATCCCAACTACCTTCCGCATGGAATAACTTTGATTTATCCAAGAACTTCGCACCACCATCGGCAATGGAAACACCTCTTAGCTGATTCGCTAATCCATCAAAAGTTGCCGAGCCTGGCTGTGGTTGTGCTGCATCGGCAAACAATCTTGCCGCAGCATGAGAAGCGTCAATTCCAGCACCTTGCAAACGAGCCGCTGCAAAAGCCCCGAGATATGGTTCAAGGTAAGTTGCTTGATTGATCAACGAAGCCAATGTGTTGGCTGCATAACTATCTCCTGAATTTTCCTGAGTTGTATAAGCTCTAACGTAGAAGTCAGAACCTTTGAGTTCAACTTTAGCCGTTGATATGGTAAAGTCGTCCAATACAAACCTGTCATTAGCCGTATAAACCGTACTACCAGAACCAAAATTATACTGACCGAAGAGTTCTAGATTATCATTCAATCTATAATGAAGCGCACCTCCTAATTTGATACTCTCCGTGGTATTGTCAACAAAAGAGGCTTCATTGAAACCGGTTGCTGTGAATAAACCATCTAAACCATCAGGAATTAGTGTTCTGATAGGTGGCAGTGAAGTGTTACCACCTGCAATAGCGATGTCTGCAATTTGACCTACTGTGATACCAAAATCTCCGTAAGTATTTACTCCATCGTAAAAGCGATTATTGCCTCTTGATGTACCACCTCTTTCAACAACCCCTCCGGTTGCAAGACCTTGATCTCTAGTATCTGTTCCAACAAAGTCATTTGCTCTTAGGTAAGATCCCGTAATCTTGAAAGCAAGCTTATTGTTGAATGACTTGGCCCATCTGAAGCCATAGTCTTGATAAAACTCCGCGCTTTCTTGTAGCATGCCTGATGCGTTGGTTTCAACACTGTTGACACCTGTCTTGGCATAAGCGCTAAAGCCTTGGTACTCGAAAGGGTTTTTAGAATTGAGTAGCAAAATACCATTGATGGCGTTAGGTCCATAGAGTGCTGAAGCTGCTCCAGGGATAAGTTCAGCCGACTCTAAATCGAGATCGTTAATCCCTACAATGTTACCCACTGCAAAGTTTAGACCCGGAGCTTGGTTATCAATACCATCGATTAATTGAACAAACCTGGTATTACCATTGGCACCGAAACCACGGGTGTTGATGGACTTAAAGGTTAAACTTTGTGTACTAAAGTCAACTCCCTTTAATGATGCCAAACCCTCATAAAAGGACGCTGCAGGTGTGTTTTGAATATCTAATATGTCAAGCTTTTCAATAGAAACAGGAGAGGTAAGTATACTCTCTTCAACCCTTGACGCAGAAACGACAATCTCTTCTCCAAAGAGAACGGATTCTTCTAATCTGATTTCCAGGTTGGTTACGTTGCTTTGATTGATCTCGATTTCTTGTGCCTTATAACCTACATAAGAGAATACTAAGGTTAGTGGAGCGCTGCTGCTGACTGCTAGCGAAAAAGTACCATCCGCTAAGGAGATAGTTCCGACTACTTTGTCTTTGACCCGGATGTTTACCCCCGGAAGGCGTTCCCCTGTGGCATCGTCCACAACAGAACCGCTTACATTAACTTGTGCCTGAGCTGACAATGTAATCGTTTGCATTGCCAGTAGCACCAGTATTGTACATGTGAAAATTCTTTTCAAATTCATCATCATTAAGAGTTTTGAAACAAATAAAGTTTGGCTTGACTAGTTAATTAAGATTGTAAAACATAGGTGTAATTCCTAAAAATAAGAGGATTTTAGAAGGAATTAAGCACTAAACGAAAAAATATTCGTCATGCATAACATTTTTTAGTTGGTCTTTTTGAATAGGACGCCTGCATTATATGGCGATCTCTGATTATTGTTGTTGAATATTGCGATTCTCCTCTTCTAAGTGCTTCACCAATTTTTCGCAAAGTCTGTTCATTGCCGTTGACATGAACTCATCACCAGTCGAATTGAGCACGCTTTGGGCTAAACCACCAAGGCAGTCTACATAGAAACGCTTCATCTCGTCTAAGGGCATTTCCTTGTTCCAAAGGTCTATTCGCAATGTGCTTTTATTATTATGATCCCAAATGGAAAGACTGAAGGACTTCGTTTCTTCCTCTTGATCGCCATCTTTATCGGTGGCATTCCAATAGATCTTTTCGGGAATATTTTCTTGGTCTAGTTCGACCCTGAGTTTAATTTCTGATTCTTTCATGCTTTGATTTTAGCGCTGCAAATATAGCACTTATCACCGTGTTGGTTGTGTTAAAATCAAAGACAAAATGTTGACACTTAATCTTAACGTTAATATAACCCTGTTGGAAGAGAAAGGTTAATTAAAACTGCATTTCAGGAATTTCTCCCTCAATAACAAGTGTGCCTTCAGTAGCCGCCTCAATTTGCTCGACAGATACACCTGGGGCTCGTTCCAGCAATTTGAAACCACCTTCTGGCAGTACATCCATAACAGCCATGTCTGTCACGACTTTCTTAACACATTTAATTCCTGTAATGGGCAGACTGCATTCCTTAAGTAGTTTTGAGGCACCACTTCTACTGGTATGTTGCATAGCCACAATGATATTGTCAGCTGAGGCCACCAAGTCCATTGCTCCCCCCATGCCTTTGACCATCTTACCTGGGATTTTCCAATTAGCAATATCCCCATTTTCTGAAACTTCCATAGCGCCTAGAATAGTAAGGTCCACGTGCCCACCCCGGATCATTTCAAAACTTTCGGCTGAACTGAATAGCGAGGAGCCTTGGAGTGTGGTAACTGTTTGCTTACCTGCATTAATTAAGTCAGCATCAACTGCTTCTTCTTCAGGAAAGGGGCCAATGCCTAATAATCCATTTTCCGATTGGAGTACAACATTAATGTGATCAGGAATAAAGTTAGCGACCAGAGTGGGAATGCCGATCCCCAAATTGATGTACGTACCATCCTGAACTTCTTGAGCGATTCGCTTCGCAATACCTATTTTATCAAGAGCCATTATTCCTTAATTCTAGTGGTTCGCTGTTCGATTCTTTTTTCGTAGTTCTTGCCTTCAAAAATTCGCTGAACGTAAATTCCAGGCGTGTGAATTTGGTTCGGGTCCAATTCACCGATTTCAACTAACTCTTCAACTTCGGCTATCGTGATCTTTCCGGCCATTGCCATCATGGGGTTAAAATTTCTGGCCGTCCCCTTAAATACAAGATTTCCAGATTTATCTCCTTTCCATGCCTTCACTAAAGCAAAGTCTGCTTTGAGCCAACTTTCCAAGAGGTGCATCTTGCCGTTGAATTCACGCACTTCTTTACCCTCGGCAACCTCAGTGCCGTAGCCTGCAGGGGTAAAGAAAGCAGGGATCCCTGCACCACCTGCTCTAACTCTTTCGGCAAGGGTACCTTGAGGAATCAAATCTACCTCGAGCTCCCCTGATAGCAACTGACGTTCGAATTCCGCATTTTCACCTACATAGGACGAGATCATCTTTTTTACCTGCCTTGTCTTCAGCATTAGACCGATACCAAAATCATCTACCCCTGCATTGTTAGAAATACAGGTCAGACCTTTGGTGCCTTTTCTGACCAGTGCTGCAATACAGTTTTCAGGAATTCCACAAAGCCCAAAGCCTCCTAGCATAAGGGTAGAATTGTCGGCAATATCGTGAATGGCTTCATCGGCATTGCCTACTTCTTTGTTAATCATGTGATTCTATTTATAGTCTACTTAAGCGATTTCTCACAGCCTTTTCATCCTCCTTAAGCTGATGTTTTAAGTCATCTACTGAATCAAATTTCACTTCATTTCGAATGTGATCAATGAACTCGATACTAATCTCGCTATTATAAATATCTTGATTAAAGTCGAAAATGTTCACTTCAATCGTCTTGTTCTCGCCTCCAATGGTTGGCTTTTGGCCAATGTTCAGCATGCCATCGAACTTTTTGTACTTGTTGCATACCTTTACCGCATATACGCCATCGGCAGGGATGAGTTTATAGTTTTCTTTTACTTCGATATTTGCTGTTGGGTAACCAATAGAACGTCCTAGTTTGTTACCGTGCACCACTCTTCCTGCCACACTGTAGCTTCTCCCTAAGTATTTGTTGGCAGTTTCTATATCTCCTGATTGTAGAGCTGTTCTAATTTTAGTCGAGCTAATGCCTATTTCATCTATGTCTTGGCGTGGGATTTCCTCCACTTCAAATTCATATTTGGGGGCAAAGGACTTTAGTTCAT
Coding sequences:
- a CDS encoding TonB-dependent receptor — protein: MKRIFTCTILVLLAMQTITLSAQAQVNVSGSVVDDATGERLPGVNIRVKDKVVGTISLADGTFSLAVSSSAPLTLVFSYVGYKAQEIEINQSNVTNLEIRLEESVLFGEEIVVSASRVEESILTSPVSIEKLDILDIQNTPAASFYEGLASLKGVDFSTQSLTFKSINTRGFGANGNTRFVQLIDGIDNQAPGLNFAVGNIVGINDLDLESAELIPGAASALYGPNAINGILLLNSKNPFEYQGFSAYAKTGVNSVETNASGMLQESAEFYQDYGFRWAKSFNNKLAFKITGSYLRANDFVGTDTRDQGLATGGVVERGGTSRGNNRFYDGVNTYGDFGITVGQIADIAIAGGNTSLPPIRTLIPDGLDGLFTATGFNEASFVDNTTESIKLGGALHYRLNDNLELFGQYNFGSGSTVYTANDRFVLDDFTISTAKVELKGSDFYVRAYTTQENSGDSYAANTLASLINQATYLEPYLGAFAAARLQGAGIDASHAAARLFADAAQPQPGSATFDGLANQLRGVSIADGGAKFLDKSKLFHAEGSWDLSDRIDWAEVVVGANWRRYSLNSEGTLFALDNNGDEISFNEWGAYTQVTKRFLDDNLKLQGSVRYDKNEFFEGQLSPRISAVGTLGGNHNIRGSFQRGFRIPTTQDQFIDLDVVTRRLIGSNDLLVDRYNFLTNQIYQTNSVAAAQAAGDASLLVNETRVNQDFKTEKVNTFEVGYKGLFMDGRLLIDAYYYYSVYNDFIAEIDFTQAVPNGLQGANPDSGTPAQRDAIVNGTVATQRFGFDINADGEVKSQGWALQVDYTLDGGYFIGGNVAYNELISQDDLLAQGFRASYNTPKYRYNLKFGNRKLTDRVGFNINYRWQQAFLWESSFGVGIIPEYGALDAQVSYRMPEWKSVIKLGASNLLNDRYTTSFGNPGVGGIYYIQITFDEFFK
- a CDS encoding SGNH/GDSL hydrolase family protein → MKNIKIYLFAILALAFVIQSCDEDQKLLEQLEDENPLPGPATGTPGTLDLSKYVSVGNSLTAGFMDNALYTSGQDHSFPNLLAQQFAISGVGGGAFNQPDINSANGRSGVNPAGGFFGRFELSLSLLRPVPTVGEDVTAFAGDKSALNNFGVPGMRLVDVADASLAARNGLYGRFASQPGVSTVLGDAIQADPTFFSFWLGNNDILGYAAGGGANEALITDAGTFQTTLTQALGGLTQSGAQGVVMTIPQIILAPYFRAVPYNSIPMTDQGTVDALNNSFAGLNNALDGLVQVSQLSPAVNVTQAEADQRKVSYALGANPILMHDDALDDYDRTGGEFDILLALNIITPAQRQALAPFGQSRPATADDLPVLTAATALGQPLVVGGVPQPTAVVGVSYPAPDNLILSASEVQTVVGTRATFNATIAGVVAGINQAAGAEVITLVDVQPTFADVAGLDAATAQFLVDPTMGANAALAAMATSAAAAADGELGIRVDGVNLAPDFSPNGIFSTDGIHPNPRGYAIIANLVIDALNASKGSSIPRINVLALRGVLTTD
- a CDS encoding DegT/DnrJ/EryC1/StrS family aminotransferase; translation: MPGFEIFGEEERKEVNDVLESGILMRYGFDHMRNGHWKAKELEEAVQSTFGIQHAQLTSSGTTALSTAMAVMGVGAGDEVIMPTFTFVASFEAIIAAGATPVLVDIDETLCLDPKAVEAAITSKTKMVMPVHMCGSMAQMDQIQNICKKHDLLLLEDACQAIGGTFKGQKLGTIGDGGTFSFDFVKTITCGEGGVFMTDNEEYYINADHYTDHGHDHIGSDRGAETHPFLGYNFRISELHAAVGLGQIKKLDWILETQRKNNAVIKAALSQVEGVTFRRIPDPEGDNASFLSFFLPTEDLTRKAHKELLANGLGGNFYWYDNNWHYIKKWDHLKNATSLFPLNPGLVSAIEAMDFNNFKQSDEVMGRTISSLINLSWTEEQAHERAEKMAATIKSVLA
- the gldC gene encoding gliding motility protein GldC, which encodes MKESEIKLRVELDQENIPEKIYWNATDKDGDQEEETKSFSLSIWDHNNKSTLRIDLWNKEMPLDEMKRFYVDCLGGLAQSVLNSTGDEFMSTAMNRLCEKLVKHLEEENRNIQQQ